Proteins found in one Chlamydia pneumoniae TW-183 genomic segment:
- a CDS encoding two-component system sensor histidine kinase NtrB translates to MNVPDSKNLHPPAYELLEIKARITQSYKEASAILTAIPDGILLLSETGHFLICNSQAREILGIDENLEILNRSFTDVLPDTCLGFSIQEALESLKVPKTLRLSLCKESKEKEVELFIRKNEISGYLFIQIRDRSDYKQLENAIERYKNIAELGKMTATLAHEIRNPLSGIVGFASILKKEISSPRHQRMLSSIISGTRSLNNLVSSMLEYTKSQPLNLKIINLQDFFSSLIPLLSVSFPNCKFVREGAQPLFRSIDPDRMNSVVWNLVKNAVETGNSPITLTLHTSGDISVTNPGTIPSEIMDKLFTPFFTTKREGNGLGLAEAQKIIRLHGGDIQLKTSDSAVSFFIIIPELLAALPKERAAS, encoded by the coding sequence ATGAACGTCCCTGATTCCAAGAACCTCCATCCTCCTGCATACGAACTCCTAGAGATCAAGGCTCGCATCACACAATCTTATAAAGAAGCGAGTGCTATACTGACAGCGATTCCTGATGGTATCCTATTACTTTCTGAAACAGGACACTTTCTTATCTGCAATTCACAAGCACGTGAAATTCTAGGAATTGATGAAAATCTAGAAATTCTTAATAGATCCTTTACCGATGTTCTCCCCGATACGTGTCTTGGATTTTCTATTCAAGAGGCTCTTGAATCTCTAAAAGTCCCTAAAACTCTTAGACTCTCTCTCTGTAAAGAATCTAAAGAAAAAGAAGTGGAACTCTTCATCCGTAAAAACGAGATCAGTGGATACCTGTTTATCCAAATCCGCGATCGGTCCGACTATAAACAACTAGAAAACGCTATAGAAAGATATAAAAATATCGCAGAACTTGGGAAAATGACGGCTACCCTAGCTCACGAAATCCGCAATCCGCTAAGTGGAATCGTTGGATTTGCCTCTATCCTAAAGAAAGAGATTTCCTCTCCTCGCCACCAACGAATGCTCTCCTCAATCATCTCCGGCACAAGGTCTCTAAATAACCTTGTCTCTTCTATGTTAGAATATACAAAATCACAACCGTTGAACCTAAAGATTATAAATTTACAAGACTTCTTCTCTTCTCTTATCCCTCTGCTCTCCGTCTCTTTCCCGAATTGCAAGTTTGTAAGAGAGGGCGCACAACCTCTATTCAGATCTATAGATCCTGATCGGATGAACAGTGTCGTTTGGAACCTAGTGAAAAATGCTGTAGAAACAGGGAACTCTCCGATCACTCTGACCCTGCATACATCGGGAGACATCTCGGTAACGAACCCCGGAACGATTCCTTCCGAGATCATGGACAAGCTCTTCACTCCATTCTTCACAACAAAGAGAGAGGGAAATGGTTTGGGACTTGCTGAAGCTCAAAAAATTATAAGACTCCATGGAGGAGATATCCAATTAAAAACAAGCGACTCCGCCGTTAGCTTCTTCATAATCATCCCCGAACTTCTAGCGGCCCTACCCAAAGAAAGAGCCGCTAGCTAG
- a CDS encoding IncA family protein, whose amino-acid sequence MATPAQKSPTFQDPSFVRELGSNHPVFSPLTLEERGEMAIARVQQCGWNHTIVKVSLIILALLTILGGGLLVGLLPAVPMFIGTGLIALGAVIFALALILCLYDSQGLPEELPPVPEPQQIQIEDLRNETREVLEGTLLEVLLKDRDAKDPAVPQVVVDCEKRLGMLDRKLRREEEILYRSTAHLKDEERYEFLLELLEMRSLVADRLEFNRRSYERFVQGIMTVRSEEGEKEISRLQDLISLQQQTVQDLRSRIDDEQKRCWTALQRINQSQKDIQRAHDREASQRACEGTEMDCAERQQLEKDLRRQLKSMQEWIEMRGTIHQQEKAWRKQNAKLERLQEDLRLTGIAFDEQSLFYREYKEKYLSQKLDMQKILQEVNAEKSEKACLESLVHDYEKQLEQKDANLKKAAAVWEEELGKQQQEDYEQTQEIRRLSTFILEYQDSLREAEKVEKDFQELQQRYSRLQEEKQVKEKILEESMNHFADLFEKAQKENMAYKKKLADLEGAAAPTEIGEDDDWVLTDSASLSQKKIRELVEENQELLKALAFKSNELTQLVADAVEAEKEISKLREHIEEQKEGLRALDKMHAQAIKDCEAAQRKCCDLESLLSPVREDAGMRFELEVELQRLQEENAQLRAEVERLEQEQFQG is encoded by the coding sequence ATGGCAACACCCGCTCAAAAATCCCCTACATTTCAAGATCCTAGTTTTGTAAGAGAGCTAGGCAGTAACCACCCTGTCTTTTCCCCGCTAACGCTTGAGGAAAGAGGGGAGATGGCAATAGCTCGAGTCCAGCAGTGTGGATGGAATCATACAATTGTTAAGGTAAGTCTTATTATTCTTGCTCTTCTTACTATTTTAGGGGGAGGATTACTCGTAGGATTGCTGCCAGCAGTTCCTATGTTTATTGGAACAGGTCTGATTGCTTTGGGAGCCGTTATATTTGCTTTGGCTTTGATTTTATGTCTTTATGATTCTCAGGGCCTTCCTGAGGAACTCCCTCCGGTTCCTGAACCACAACAAATTCAGATTGAAGATTTAAGAAACGAGACCAGAGAAGTTCTTGAAGGGACTCTTTTAGAGGTTCTCTTAAAGGATAGAGACGCTAAGGACCCTGCGGTGCCCCAGGTGGTTGTAGACTGTGAAAAGCGTCTTGGAATGTTGGATCGTAAGCTGCGACGTGAAGAGGAGATTCTGTATCGCTCGACGGCCCATCTTAAAGACGAGGAAAGGTATGAGTTCTTGCTGGAGCTCTTGGAAATGCGTAGTCTGGTTGCCGATCGGCTAGAATTTAACCGTAGAAGTTATGAGCGATTTGTTCAAGGAATTATGACAGTTAGATCAGAGGAGGGGGAAAAAGAGATTTCTCGTCTACAAGATCTAATCAGTTTGCAGCAGCAGACGGTGCAAGATTTAAGGAGTCGGATCGATGACGAGCAGAAGAGATGCTGGACGGCTTTACAACGTATTAACCAATCTCAGAAGGATATACAACGGGCTCATGATCGCGAGGCTTCGCAGCGTGCCTGTGAGGGCACAGAGATGGATTGTGCAGAACGCCAGCAACTGGAGAAGGATTTAAGGAGACAGCTGAAATCTATGCAGGAGTGGATTGAGATGAGGGGCACAATCCATCAACAAGAGAAGGCTTGGCGTAAGCAGAATGCCAAATTAGAAAGATTACAAGAGGATCTGAGACTTACTGGGATTGCTTTTGACGAACAATCTCTGTTCTATCGCGAATATAAAGAGAAATATCTGAGTCAGAAACTAGATATGCAAAAGATTTTACAGGAAGTCAACGCAGAGAAAAGTGAGAAGGCTTGCTTAGAGAGTCTGGTCCATGACTATGAGAAGCAGCTCGAACAAAAAGATGCTAATCTGAAGAAAGCAGCAGCTGTTTGGGAAGAAGAATTAGGGAAGCAGCAACAGGAAGACTACGAACAAACCCAAGAAATTAGACGTCTGAGTACATTCATTCTTGAGTACCAGGACAGTCTGCGTGAGGCAGAAAAAGTTGAGAAAGATTTCCAAGAGCTACAACAAAGGTATAGCCGTCTTCAAGAGGAGAAACAGGTAAAAGAAAAAATCTTAGAAGAAAGTATGAATCATTTTGCCGATCTCTTTGAGAAGGCTCAAAAGGAAAACATGGCCTACAAGAAGAAGTTAGCGGATTTAGAGGGTGCCGCTGCTCCTACTGAGATCGGTGAGGACGATGACTGGGTACTCACAGATTCTGCTTCTCTCAGCCAGAAGAAGATCCGCGAACTCGTGGAAGAGAATCAAGAACTCCTGAAAGCACTTGCATTTAAATCTAACGAATTGACTCAACTGGTTGCCGATGCTGTAGAAGCTGAAAAAGAAATCAGCAAGCTTCGAGAACACATAGAAGAGCAGAAAGAAGGATTACGAGCTCTTGATAAGATGCATGCACAAGCGATCAAAGATTGCGAAGCTGCTCAGAGAAAATGCTGTGACCTTGAGAGCCTTCTCTCTCCTGTTCGAGAAGATGCTGGAATGAGATTTGAGCTAGAGGTCGAGCTTCAAAGATTGCAAGAAGAAAATGCACAGCTTAGAGCGGAGGTTGAAAGACTAGAGCAAGAGCAATTTCAAGGATAA
- a CDS encoding sigma-54-dependent transcriptional regulator — protein sequence MAIKNILVVDDEPLLRDFLSELLTSQGFIPDTAENLRNALQMIRSRDYDLVISDMSMPDGSGLDLIKIIKQSSPHTPVLVVTAYGSIENAVEAMHQGAFNYLTKPFSSEALFAFISKAEELKNLVHENLFLHSQTTPDSHPLIAESKAMKDLLAIAKKAASSSANIFIHGESGCGKEVLSFFIHHNSPRANHPYIKVNCAAIPETLLESELFGHEKGAFTGATTKKAGRFELAHKGTLLLDEITEVPVNLQAKLLRAIQEKEIEHLGGTKTLSVDVRILATSNRKLKEAIDDKSFRQDLYYRLNVIPLHLPPLRDRQDDILPLANYFLNKFCRMNNTPLKTLSPKAQELLLNYPWPGNIRELSNVLERVVILENTSLLTEDMLALA from the coding sequence ATGGCGATTAAAAATATACTTGTTGTTGATGACGAGCCCCTACTCAGAGATTTCCTCTCGGAACTTCTTACCTCACAGGGATTCATCCCAGACACTGCTGAAAACTTAAGAAATGCTCTCCAAATGATCCGAAGTCGAGACTATGACCTTGTCATCTCAGACATGAGTATGCCTGACGGCTCTGGTCTTGATTTAATCAAAATTATAAAGCAAAGCTCCCCCCACACGCCCGTCCTTGTAGTCACTGCTTACGGAAGCATAGAGAACGCCGTAGAGGCTATGCACCAAGGGGCATTCAACTACTTAACAAAACCTTTTTCTTCTGAAGCACTTTTTGCCTTTATCTCTAAAGCTGAAGAACTTAAGAACCTAGTCCATGAGAATCTCTTTCTACATTCTCAGACAACACCAGATTCACACCCTCTGATTGCAGAAAGCAAGGCTATGAAAGATCTTCTTGCCATAGCAAAAAAAGCAGCTTCAAGCTCAGCAAATATATTCATTCACGGAGAATCGGGATGCGGAAAGGAAGTCCTCTCCTTTTTTATCCACCACAACTCTCCTCGAGCCAACCACCCCTATATTAAAGTTAACTGCGCAGCAATTCCTGAAACTCTCTTAGAATCAGAACTTTTTGGCCATGAAAAGGGAGCATTTACAGGAGCAACTACAAAGAAGGCAGGACGTTTTGAACTTGCCCATAAAGGAACCCTCTTATTAGATGAAATCACCGAAGTCCCAGTAAACCTTCAAGCAAAACTCCTGAGAGCTATCCAAGAAAAAGAAATCGAACACCTTGGAGGAACCAAGACCCTCTCCGTAGATGTTCGCATCTTAGCGACCTCAAACCGAAAGCTTAAAGAAGCTATCGATGATAAAAGCTTCCGACAAGATCTGTATTACCGGTTGAATGTCATCCCTCTACACCTCCCCCCTCTAAGAGACCGACAGGACGACATCCTCCCTCTGGCGAACTACTTCCTAAATAAGTTCTGCCGCATGAACAATACTCCTCTGAAAACCCTCTCTCCTAAAGCTCAAGAGCTCCTCCTTAACTACCCCTGGCCAGGCAATATTCGAGAGCTCTCCAATGTTCTGGAACGTGTGGTTATCCTAGAGAACACCTCCCTACTCACCGAAGACATGCTCGCTTTAGCTTGA
- a CDS encoding HPF/RaiA family ribosome-associated protein — protein sequence MRPHRKHVSSKSLALKQSASTHVEITTKAFRLSMPLKQLILEKSDHLPPMETIRVVLTSHKDKLGTEVHVVASHGKEILQTKVHNANPYTAVINAFKKIRTMANKHSNKRKDRTKHDLGLAAKEERIAIQEEQEDRLSNEWLPVEGLDAWDSLKTLGYVPASAKKKISKKKMSIRMLSQDEAIRQLESAAENFLIFLNEQEHKIQCIYKKHDGNYVLIEPSLKPGFCI from the coding sequence ATGAGACCTCATCGTAAACACGTATCATCTAAAAGCTTAGCTTTAAAGCAATCTGCATCAACTCATGTAGAGATCACAACAAAAGCCTTTCGTCTCTCTATGCCTCTAAAACAGCTGATCCTAGAGAAAAGCGACCACCTCCCCCCTATGGAAACAATCCGTGTGGTGCTAACCTCTCATAAAGATAAGCTAGGCACCGAGGTGCATGTTGTAGCTTCTCATGGCAAAGAAATCCTTCAAACTAAGGTTCATAACGCAAACCCATACACTGCAGTGATCAATGCTTTTAAGAAAATCCGCACCATGGCAAATAAGCACTCCAATAAACGTAAAGACAGGACAAAACATGATCTAGGTCTTGCAGCAAAAGAAGAACGTATCGCAATACAGGAAGAACAAGAAGATCGCCTTAGCAACGAGTGGCTTCCTGTCGAAGGCCTCGATGCCTGGGATTCTCTAAAAACTCTTGGGTATGTTCCCGCATCAGCGAAAAAGAAGATCTCCAAGAAAAAGATGAGCATTCGTATGCTATCTCAAGACGAGGCTATCCGCCAGCTAGAGTCTGCCGCAGAAAACTTCCTGATCTTCTTGAACGAGCAAGAGCATAAAATCCAATGCATTTATAAAAAACATGACGGCAACTATGTCCTTATTGAACCTTCCCTCAAGCCAGGATTCTGCATCTGA
- a CDS encoding type I restriction enzyme HsdR N-terminal domain-containing protein: MSLLNLPSSQDSASEDSTSQSQIFDPIRNRELVSTPEEKVRQRLLSFLMHKLNYPKKLIIIEKELKTLFPLLMRKGTLIPKRRPDILIITPPTYTDAQGNTHNLGDPKPLLLIECKALAVNQNALKQLLSYNYSIGATCIAMAGKHSQVSALFNPKTQTLDFYPGLPEYSQLLNYFISLNL, encoded by the coding sequence ATGTCCTTATTGAACCTTCCCTCAAGCCAGGATTCTGCATCTGAGGACTCCACATCGCAATCTCAAATCTTCGATCCCATTAGAAATCGGGAGTTAGTTTCTACTCCCGAAGAAAAAGTCCGCCAAAGGTTGCTCTCCTTCCTAATGCATAAGCTGAACTACCCTAAGAAACTCATCATCATAGAAAAAGAACTCAAAACTCTTTTTCCTCTGCTTATGCGTAAAGGAACCCTAATCCCAAAACGCCGCCCAGATATTCTCATCATCACTCCCCCCACATACACAGACGCACAGGGAAACACTCACAACCTAGGCGACCCAAAACCCCTGCTACTTATCGAATGTAAGGCCTTAGCCGTAAACCAAAATGCACTCAAACAACTCCTTAGCTATAACTACTCTATCGGAGCCACCTGCATTGCTATGGCAGGGAAACACTCTCAAGTGTCAGCTCTCTTCAATCCAAAAACACAAACTCTTGATTTTTATCCTGGCCTCCCAGAGTATTCCCAACTCCTAAACTACTTTATTTCTTTAAACTTATAG
- the recO gene encoding DNA repair protein RecO, with amino-acid sequence MQICVTGVVLRSRPLGKNHTLTTLFTPEGLFTFFAKQGQTLQCDYRETLVPISLGKYTLHRNGSRLPKLTHGDILNAFEAIKQTYALLEASGKMIQALLASQWKEKPSHKLFSLFLNFLHRIPESSNPEFFAAIFVLKLLQYEGILDLTPACSLCKASLPYACYRYQGHKLCKKHQHKQAISIEKEEEQILQAIIHAKQFSELLAIAEFPIAIAEKIFYLFDSLQEEKKSERNSSEDPYHEILRLSKVVHPY; translated from the coding sequence ATGCAGATCTGTGTTACCGGCGTTGTACTTCGCAGCCGCCCCTTAGGAAAAAATCATACACTCACCACTTTATTTACCCCTGAAGGACTCTTTACCTTTTTTGCAAAGCAAGGACAAACCCTCCAATGTGATTATCGAGAAACCCTTGTCCCCATATCTTTGGGGAAGTATACGTTACATCGTAATGGCTCACGCCTTCCTAAACTGACCCACGGGGATATCCTCAATGCCTTCGAAGCAATCAAACAAACCTACGCTCTCCTAGAAGCTAGTGGAAAAATGATTCAAGCTCTTCTGGCTTCTCAGTGGAAAGAAAAGCCTTCGCATAAGCTCTTCTCTTTATTCTTGAATTTCCTCCACCGTATTCCTGAAAGCAGCAATCCAGAATTTTTTGCAGCCATCTTTGTACTTAAACTTCTCCAATACGAAGGAATCCTAGACCTGACTCCAGCATGTTCGCTATGCAAAGCATCTCTACCCTATGCCTGCTATCGCTACCAAGGCCATAAACTATGTAAGAAACATCAGCATAAACAAGCCATCTCCATCGAGAAAGAAGAAGAACAAATCTTACAGGCTATCATTCATGCGAAGCAGTTTTCTGAACTTCTAGCTATTGCAGAATTCCCGATTGCTATAGCTGAAAAAATTTTTTATTTGTTTGACTCGCTACAAGAGGAAAAAAAATCAGAAAGAAATTCTTCGGAAGATCCATATCATGAAATCCTAAGACTTTCTAAAGTAGTCCATCCCTACTGA
- the yidD gene encoding membrane protein insertion efficiency factor YidD translates to MSFKRFLQQIPVRICLLIIYLYQWLISPLLGSCCRFFPSCSHYAEQALKSHGFLMGCWLSIKRIGKCGPWHPGGIDMVPKTALQEVLEPYQEIDGGDSSHFSE, encoded by the coding sequence ATGTCATTTAAACGTTTCTTGCAACAGATCCCTGTACGTATCTGTCTACTTATTATCTATCTCTACCAATGGCTTATCTCCCCTCTCTTAGGCTCGTGCTGTAGATTTTTTCCTTCCTGTTCGCACTATGCAGAACAAGCCTTAAAATCTCACGGCTTCCTGATGGGCTGCTGGCTTTCTATAAAGAGAATCGGAAAGTGTGGCCCCTGGCATCCTGGAGGCATTGACATGGTCCCTAAGACTGCTTTGCAGGAAGTTTTAGAACCTTACCAGGAAATAGACGGTGGTGATTCAAGCCATTTTTCTGAATGA
- a CDS encoding LysM peptidoglycan-binding domain-containing protein: protein MAFKRKTRWLWQVLILSVGLNMLFLLLFYSAIFRKDIYKLHLFSGPLIAKSSRKVYLSEDFLNEISQASLDDLISLFKDERYMYGRPIKLWALSVAIASHHIDITPVLSKPLTYTELKGSSVRWLLPNIDLKDFPVILDYLRCHKYPYTSKGLFLLIEKMVQEGWVDEDCLYHFCSTPEFLYLRTLLVGADVQASSVASLARMVIRCGSERFFHFCNEESRTSMISATQRQKVLKSYLDCEESLAALLLLVHDSDVVLHEFCDEDLEKVIRLMPQESPYSQNFFSRLQHSPRRELACMSTQRVEAPRVQEDQDEEYVVQDGDSLWLIAKRFGIPMDKIIQKNGLNHHRLFPGKVLKLPAKQS from the coding sequence ATGGCTTTCAAAAGAAAAACTAGATGGCTGTGGCAAGTCTTGATCCTGAGTGTGGGATTGAATATGCTTTTTTTGCTCTTATTTTACTCTGCCATATTTCGTAAAGACATCTATAAGCTGCATTTATTTTCCGGACCTTTGATTGCGAAAAGTAGTCGTAAGGTCTACCTTTCTGAAGATTTTTTAAACGAGATATCTCAAGCATCTTTGGACGACTTGATTTCGTTGTTCAAAGATGAGCGCTATATGTATGGTCGGCCGATAAAACTTTGGGCGTTGAGTGTAGCGATAGCTTCCCACCACATAGACATCACTCCTGTGCTTTCGAAGCCTTTGACCTATACAGAGTTGAAAGGATCTTCAGTGCGGTGGCTTTTGCCGAATATTGATCTTAAAGACTTTCCTGTGATTTTGGACTATTTGCGTTGCCACAAGTATCCCTATACTTCTAAGGGCTTGTTTTTGCTGATAGAAAAGATGGTACAAGAAGGCTGGGTAGATGAAGATTGCCTGTATCATTTCTGCTCGACTCCAGAATTTCTTTACTTGCGTACGTTACTTGTAGGTGCAGACGTGCAGGCCTCTTCAGTAGCCTCATTAGCTCGTATGGTGATTCGTTGCGGATCCGAACGTTTCTTTCATTTTTGCAATGAAGAGAGCCGCACTTCCATGATTTCAGCTACACAACGTCAGAAAGTCTTAAAATCTTATTTAGATTGTGAAGAATCTCTGGCAGCCTTGCTTTTGCTTGTCCATGATAGTGATGTTGTTTTGCATGAATTTTGTGATGAAGATCTTGAGAAGGTCATCCGCCTGATGCCTCAAGAGTCTCCCTATAGTCAGAATTTCTTCTCTCGATTACAGCATTCTCCGCGTAGAGAGTTGGCCTGCATGTCGACTCAGAGGGTAGAGGCTCCTCGTGTTCAAGAAGATCAGGATGAAGAGTATGTGGTACAGGACGGGGATTCTTTATGGTTGATAGCTAAGAGGTTTGGCATTCCTATGGATAAGATCATTCAGAAAAATGGCTTGAATCACCACCGTCTATTTCCTGGTAAGGTTCTAAAACTTCCTGCAAAGCAGTCTTAG
- the pheT gene encoding phenylalanine--tRNA ligase subunit beta, with amino-acid sequence MRIPITLLQTYFSEPLSTKEILEACDHIGIEAEIENTTLYSFASVITAKILHTIPHPNADKLRVATLTDGEKEHQVVCGAPNCEAGLIVALALPGAKLFDSEGQAYTIKKSKLRGVESQGMCCGADELGLDELQIQERALLELPEATPLGEDLATVLGNTSLEISLTPNLGHCASFLGLAREICHVTQANLVIPKEFSFENLPTTALDMGNDPDICPFFSYVVITGISAQPSPIKLQESLQALKQKPINAIVDITNYIMLSLGQPLHAYDASHVALDSLRVEKLSTPESLTLLNGETVLLPSGVPVVRDDHSLLGLGGVMGAKAPSFQETTTTTVIKAAYFLPEALRASQKLLPIPSESAYRFTRGIDPQNVVPALQAAIHYILEIFPEATISPIYSSGEICRELKEVALRPKTLQRILGKSFSIEILSQKLQSLGFSTTPQETSLLVKVPSYRHDINEEIDLVEEICRTESWNIETQNPVSCYTPIYKLKRETAGFLANAGLQEFFTPDLLDPETVALTRKEKEEISLQGSKHTTVLRSSLLPGLLKSAATNLNRQAPSVQAFEIGTVYAKHGEQYQETQTLAILLTEDGESRSWLPKPSLSFYSLKGWVERLLYHHHLSIDALTLESSALCEFHPYQQGVLRIHKQSFATLGQVHPELAKKAQIKHPVFFAELNLDLLCKMLKKTTKLYKPYAIYPSSFRDLTLTVPEDIPANLLRQKLLHEGSKWLESVTIISIYQDKSLETRNKNVSLRLVFQDYERTLSNQDIEEEYCRLVALLNELLTDTKGTINS; translated from the coding sequence ATGCGGATTCCAATAACTCTACTGCAAACATACTTTTCAGAACCTCTTTCGACAAAGGAAATTTTAGAAGCCTGTGATCATATTGGCATAGAAGCCGAGATTGAAAATACTACCCTATACTCTTTCGCTTCTGTGATTACAGCAAAAATTTTACATACGATTCCCCATCCTAATGCGGATAAACTCCGGGTAGCTACCCTGACCGACGGGGAAAAAGAGCACCAAGTGGTTTGCGGAGCCCCCAACTGCGAAGCAGGATTGATTGTAGCTCTTGCTCTACCTGGAGCCAAATTATTTGATAGCGAAGGACAAGCCTACACAATCAAAAAATCTAAACTTCGTGGTGTAGAATCTCAAGGGATGTGCTGCGGAGCCGACGAGTTGGGCCTTGATGAACTCCAAATTCAGGAGAGAGCTCTTTTAGAGCTCCCAGAAGCCACCCCTTTAGGTGAAGATCTCGCAACAGTTTTAGGGAATACTTCTTTAGAGATCTCTCTAACACCGAATTTAGGCCACTGCGCCTCCTTCCTAGGATTGGCCCGAGAAATCTGCCACGTCACTCAGGCAAACCTCGTCATCCCTAAGGAATTCTCGTTCGAAAATCTCCCGACTACAGCCCTAGACATGGGCAATGATCCTGACATTTGCCCCTTCTTTTCTTATGTCGTCATTACGGGAATCTCTGCGCAACCTTCACCAATCAAGCTTCAGGAATCTCTACAAGCCCTCAAACAAAAGCCCATAAATGCTATTGTCGATATTACAAATTACATCATGCTTTCTCTAGGGCAACCTCTGCACGCTTACGATGCGAGTCACGTCGCTTTAGACTCTCTGCGAGTAGAAAAGCTCTCCACCCCAGAATCTCTCACCCTATTGAACGGAGAAACCGTCCTCTTGCCCTCAGGAGTGCCTGTAGTCCGCGATGATCATAGTCTCTTGGGTCTTGGAGGTGTTATGGGAGCGAAAGCACCCTCATTTCAAGAAACCACAACCACTACAGTCATCAAAGCTGCCTATTTCCTCCCCGAAGCTCTCCGTGCCTCTCAAAAACTTCTCCCGATTCCATCGGAATCTGCCTATAGATTCACCCGGGGGATCGATCCACAAAATGTTGTACCAGCACTACAAGCTGCAATTCACTATATTTTAGAGATCTTCCCCGAAGCTACAATCTCCCCCATCTATAGTTCTGGAGAAATTTGTCGTGAATTAAAGGAGGTCGCTCTACGCCCTAAAACCCTACAGAGAATTCTAGGGAAATCTTTCTCAATAGAGATCCTCTCTCAAAAGTTACAGAGCTTAGGGTTCTCTACGACTCCACAAGAAACTTCCTTACTTGTAAAAGTCCCTTCCTACCGCCATGACATCAATGAAGAAATAGATCTAGTAGAAGAGATCTGTAGGACAGAATCTTGGAATATAGAAACTCAAAATCCAGTATCCTGCTACACTCCAATCTACAAACTAAAACGTGAAACTGCTGGGTTCCTAGCAAACGCAGGACTTCAAGAATTCTTCACTCCTGACCTGCTAGATCCCGAAACAGTGGCTCTAACAAGAAAAGAAAAAGAAGAAATCTCTCTTCAGGGCTCCAAACATACCACTGTATTGAGATCCTCACTGCTTCCAGGATTATTAAAAAGTGCTGCGACAAACCTAAATCGCCAGGCACCCTCTGTTCAAGCTTTTGAGATCGGCACTGTCTATGCAAAACATGGAGAGCAGTATCAAGAAACTCAAACTCTGGCGATCCTGCTCACTGAAGATGGCGAATCCAGGTCCTGGCTCCCCAAACCCTCTCTTTCTTTTTATTCTTTAAAGGGGTGGGTAGAGAGGCTGCTCTATCACCACCATCTTTCTATAGATGCTTTGACCTTAGAGTCCAGCGCGCTCTGCGAATTTCACCCCTACCAACAGGGAGTGTTGCGCATCCACAAACAGAGTTTTGCTACTTTAGGTCAGGTACATCCTGAGTTAGCAAAAAAAGCACAGATAAAACACCCTGTGTTCTTTGCAGAACTCAACTTAGACCTTCTATGCAAGATGCTAAAAAAAACAACGAAGCTTTATAAACCTTACGCCATATATCCTTCATCTTTTCGTGATCTCACCTTGACAGTACCTGAAGACATCCCTGCAAATTTACTGAGACAAAAACTTTTACACGAAGGTTCTAAATGGCTTGAAAGTGTAACCATTATCAGTATATATCAAGATAAAAGCTTGGAAACACGAAATAAAAATGTTTCTCTACGCCTCGTATTCCAAGATTATGAGCGAACATTATCTAACCAAGACATTGAAGAAGAATACTGTCGTTTGGTAGCTTTACTTAACGAATTGCTAACAGACACTAAAGGGACTATCAATTCATGA